Below is a window of Mucilaginibacter sp. PAMC 26640 DNA.
GAATCCAGTGACGATGTGGCTTCATCAAACACCAGTATATCCGGTTTACGTAATAACGCGCGCGCTATAGAGAGGCGCTGTTTCTCACCGCCTGATACTTTCACCCCACCTTCACCAATCACGGTATCCAGCCCCCTATCTGCACGGGCCAGCAAAGTTTGGCATGCCGCGCGTTGCAGAACGCTCATGCACTCCGCGTCAGTTGCCTCGGGGCGTACAAATAACAAATTTTCACGAATAGTTCCCGAAAACAGTTGAGTGTCCTGGGTTACAAAACCGATCTTCTCCCTTAGCTGATCGAGATCAATCTCATTGCTTGGGATTTCGTTATACAAAACGCCCCCCTCGTAAGGCTGATAAAGCCCCACCAGCAATTTAACAAGTGTACTTTTACCAGATCCTGAAGGACCAACAAAGGCTATCGTTTGCCCGCTGCTGGTTTCAAAGCTAATATGGTTAAGTGCATTACGGTTAGCAGTAAGATGTTTAAAGCTTACATCATTAAAAGTCAGCGTATCCACTTTTGCAAGTAATACAGGCTTCTCCGGTTTCCTATCAATAGGAATACTCAGGATACGGCTAAAGTTAGCAAGTGACACTTCCGCCTCGCGCCATGATAAAATTACATTACCGAGCTCCTGTAAGGGATTAAAAAGGAAAAACGAATAAAAAAGCAGACTTAAATATTGGCCGGGAGAGATAGTTTTTTCGAAGATGAGTAAAAGTAGCACGACAACCATGCTGCTCCGTACCAGGTTTACGGTAGTGCCCTGTACAAAGCTCATGCTGCGTACATATTTCACTTTCTTAAGCTCCAGATCAAGGATCTTGTAAGTGGTGTTATTTAACCTTTGTATTTCTTGCTTGGCCAGGCCAAGGCTCTTTACCAGTTCAATGTTACGCAGCGATTCTGTTGTAGAACCGGCAAGTGCAGTGGTCTCGCCTACTATCTTTTTCTGAATCACCTTTATTTTCTGGCTCAACACCATACTAACAATCGCAATAATAGGTATAGCCGCCAAATAAACCAGTGTTACTTTATAACTGATGCTTAAAGAGTAAAAAATAACAAATATCATCCCCGTAAGGCTAACAAACAGGATCCCGATAAAAGAGGTGATGAACTTTTCGCAATCCAAGCGCACTTTTTGTAAGATGCCTAATGTTTCGCCGCTGCGTTGATCTTCAAAAACCTGGTAAGGAAGTTCAAGCGAGTGTTTTAAACCATCGGCATACATTTTTGCACCAACTTTTTGTGTAATGATGCTGGTAAAATAATCCTGAAAGTTTTTAGCAATGCGGGATACCATGGCCACACCAATTGCAGCACTAACCAATTTCAATGCGGCCATCAAATAATCATGATATTGATAATGATCGCGGTTACCAATCACCTCATCAAGAATTCGACCGCTTATATATGGATCTAGCAAGGAAAAACCAATGTTCAGACCTGCGAGAACGAGTGCCAACACCACCGTTAATCGGTAGTTTTGGAGATAATTTAAGAGTATTTTCATGTTTCGACGCAAAAATAAAAAAAGGGAATGGCTAAGAAGCTCATTCCCTTTAATTTGACAATAGCGTTAATGTTGACCTACACCAGGGCAAGCTATCAATTAAAAATAGTAAATACTGACATCCAGTAATTGGAATACTAGCGTTTAAGCCCCGTAACTACTATATCTATCTTGGCCCCAAATCCGAGTTGTCGCCAAAATTTAAAAAGTATTTTTCACAAAAAAAGAGGGAACTAATTCAACTAGTCCCCTCTCTAACAAATTGTTTAGTAACCTAAACTGTCATAATATCTTTTTCTTTTAAATCTGATAACTGGTCTACTTTGATGATGTAAGCATCTGTCAGTTTTTGCACTTCTCCCTCCCCAACTTTTATCTCATCTTCAGAAACACCTTCTGTTTTCAATTTTTTGATCTTCTCATTAGCATCCTTGCGAATATTGCGAACAGCAATTTTGCCGGTTTCTGCTTCGCCCTTTGCTTTTTTCACAAGATCGCGACGGCGCTCTTCTGTAAGTGGGGGTACGTTAATGCGGATGATGACACCATCATTCTGTGGATTTACACCCAGGTTAGCTTCTTTTATAGCCTTTTCGATAAGCGGCAGAAGATTTTTCTCCCATGGCTGCACAACAATTGTGCGGGCATCCGGTGTATTTATACTACCTACCTGGCTTAAAGCAGTAGGTGTTCCGTAATAATCAACGGTAATGTCATCCAGCATACTTGGATTAGCCTTACCTGCGCGGATCTTTGATAATTCACTATCTGCGTGCGCAATGGCCTTATCCATTAAAGCCTTTGCATCATTTACTTGTTTTTTAATGAGTTCGCTCATCGTTTAAGATTTTTGACAAAAATAACAAAAAGTATCAAAGCCCATAATTAACCTTGATTACACTTTGGCACAGTTAACTATCTATTTATTAAATTTATTTTTCACAAGCATCCACACCCCTCCGTGCTTTTGCGACACGAGTTGATCTACCGGGTATCTCATCGCCTTGCATTTGGCAATCACATCGTCATCAATTTTAATACTGATAATTAGCATCCGGCACAAAATAAACAGAATTTTAGGATTGGGCGGCCTGCCAATACATAGTAATAATTGTTGGCCAGGTCAATTAACAGGTGATCTACCTTAAACGGCCGCACGAACTGAGCTTTCATCTCAGCATTATTGCTACCCTCTACCTGGAAAGTTTGGAATTTACAGTTGTAAGAATATCGCGCCGCTATACTTTGGAGAGCGACTAGCAAAATTTAAACTTCTTCTAAAGGAGTTTGGAAAAAGCGATAACGAAAAAAATCACGCTACCTGGTTGATGAAAGCGTGCAAACAAAAATTTCAGCAAGCCACCGGTTGAAACGATGCCTTGCTGAAAAATTTAAAGAACTACCAACGGCTACCGCCGCCGCCGCCACCGCGGTTATTATCTTTTGAGTAGCCGCCACCGCCGCCACCTCTGCTGTCTCTTGAGTAGCCACCGCCGCCACCACCGCCACTGCGGTTGCCGCCACCGTAACCGCCGCCGCCGCCACCGCTGCTTCTGCGATCACCTGGCTTTTTGTCTTCAGCCTGGCTAACCGCAATTGAACGGCCGCTAACTTCAGAACCATTCAGACCTGAAATTGCTTTTTGAGCAGCTTCATCGTCAGACATTTCAACAAATCCGAAACCTTTGCTTCTGCCGGATTCTCTGTCAATAATAATTTTCACGGTGGTAACTTCACCATAAGCTTCAAAAAGCTCTTTCAAATCTGCTTCCTCTAATGAGTAAGGAAGGCTTCCTACGAATATGTTCATCAAAAAATTAGTTTAGTAATGATCAGTTTTTCTTGCTGTCATTTTATTGTTTACACCAAATATAGAATAGATATTAATCACTTGTACAATAATTTATCAAACTATCTTCTTTATTTTTACAAATAGGTGCTTTTTAGGGCGTTTTGTTACAAAATCGTACTTATTTGATACGCTTTACCGTTCAAGTTAAATTCCTCCCCTGCTTTTTTACCCTTTAATTGAACACCTATTGGAGATGCAGGCGAAACAGCGATATACTTTTTGCCATCCAATGTTAACACACCTGCGCTTATGGCTACGTAAAACTCTCCGTTATTGGTAGTTACGAGGCTGCCGATTTCAACAGCTGTCGAAGTTCCTTTGAAACTTATCTGATTTAACGCAACCATCAGTTTGTTGGCTTCGTTTAATTGCCCCAGGTTTCGGTTGGTTTCCTGCTGTGCCATTTCCCGGCCGGTTTCATACTTATCACCGGCACTACTCTTCGTATCGCTGTTGGCAGATTGTTGTGCTTCGGCAATTGCCTGCTCTGCAGCATGCATCCTCCCCTGTACATATTCCACACAC
It encodes the following:
- a CDS encoding ribosome recycling factor → MSELIKKQVNDAKALMDKAIAHADSELSKIRAGKANPSMLDDITVDYYGTPTALSQVGSINTPDARTIVVQPWEKNLLPLIEKAIKEANLGVNPQNDGVIIRINVPPLTEERRRDLVKKAKGEAETGKIAVRNIRKDANEKIKKLKTEGVSEDEIKVGEGEVQKLTDAYIIKVDQLSDLKEKDIMTV
- a CDS encoding ABC transporter ATP-binding protein; this encodes MKILLNYLQNYRLTVVLALVLAGLNIGFSLLDPYISGRILDEVIGNRDHYQYHDYLMAALKLVSAAIGVAMVSRIAKNFQDYFTSIITQKVGAKMYADGLKHSLELPYQVFEDQRSGETLGILQKVRLDCEKFITSFIGILFVSLTGMIFVIFYSLSISYKVTLVYLAAIPIIAIVSMVLSQKIKVIQKKIVGETTALAGSTTESLRNIELVKSLGLAKQEIQRLNNTTYKILDLELKKVKYVRSMSFVQGTTVNLVRSSMVVVLLLLIFEKTISPGQYLSLLFYSFFLFNPLQELGNVILSWREAEVSLANFSRILSIPIDRKPEKPVLLAKVDTLTFNDVSFKHLTANRNALNHISFETSSGQTIAFVGPSGSGKSTLVKLLVGLYQPYEGGVLYNEIPSNEIDLDQLREKIGFVTQDTQLFSGTIRENLLFVRPEATDAECMSVLQRAACQTLLARADRGLDTVIGEGGVKVSGGEKQRLSIARALLRKPDILVFDEATSSLDSITEEEITATIRDVSVLNDRITILIAHRLSTIMHADRIFVLEKGHIIESGKHLDLIDQKGLYYAMWRQQIGEKFAVEA
- a CDS encoding 3-oxoacyl-ACP synthase codes for the protein MSDIKEELHRLCVEYVQGRMHAAEQAIAEAQQSANSDTKSSAGDKYETGREMAQQETNRNLGQLNEANKLMVALNQISFKGTSTAVEIGSLVTTNNGEFYVAISAGVLTLDGKKYIAVSPASPIGVQLKGKKAGEEFNLNGKAYQISTIL
- a CDS encoding RNA-binding protein, yielding MNIFVGSLPYSLEEADLKELFEAYGEVTTVKIIIDRESGRSKGFGFVEMSDDEAAQKAISGLNGSEVSGRSIAVSQAEDKKPGDRRSSGGGGGGYGGGNRSGGGGGGGYSRDSRGGGGGGYSKDNNRGGGGGGSRW